Proteins encoded in a region of the Brevefilum fermentans genome:
- a CDS encoding polysaccharide deacetylase family protein translates to MQNNRKFQLIHIFLMSILILTGCHFPQTPLETIPAASATLTATPPDPTHTAEVPPPTLTPTVTASPSPTPPPPTATPTPVLVYHEPGEVVAPILLYHHIDGDDYDNRYQVAVPDFRAQMQWLYDHGYTAITISTLVDVLLEGGELPEKPIVLTFDDGHLSVYEKAFPIMEEYGFPGVFYIVANRINGSPDFVDVEQIKTMLDAGWEVGSHGYSHLDVTQNHYAAEYEIAQSKYDLQAALEAPVNTFAYPYGLIDPYTATMVSNAAYKAGMGLGVSITHTWGNLFYLNRIEIYGSDSLEEFAARFAQNP, encoded by the coding sequence ATGCAAAATAATCGTAAATTTCAGTTAATACACATTTTTTTAATGAGTATCCTCATCCTTACGGGTTGCCATTTTCCACAAACGCCCTTGGAAACCATACCGGCTGCCTCCGCAACCCTGACCGCCACACCGCCAGACCCCACACACACCGCTGAAGTCCCGCCGCCCACCCTTACCCCGACGGTCACAGCATCCCCTTCACCAACACCACCCCCGCCCACAGCAACGCCGACCCCTGTTTTGGTATATCACGAGCCTGGCGAGGTCGTTGCGCCGATTTTGCTTTACCATCACATTGACGGGGATGATTACGATAACCGTTACCAGGTAGCGGTTCCTGATTTTCGCGCCCAAATGCAATGGCTTTACGATCACGGCTATACCGCCATCACGATCTCTACCCTGGTTGACGTGCTGCTGGAGGGCGGTGAACTGCCAGAAAAACCAATCGTGCTCACCTTTGATGACGGTCATTTAAGTGTGTATGAGAAAGCCTTTCCCATCATGGAGGAATACGGCTTTCCGGGCGTGTTTTACATCGTCGCCAACCGCATCAATGGCTCTCCGGATTTCGTTGATGTGGAACAAATCAAAACCATGCTGGATGCCGGCTGGGAGGTCGGAAGCCACGGCTACTCTCACCTGGATGTCACCCAAAATCATTACGCCGCAGAATACGAAATTGCCCAATCAAAGTATGACCTGCAAGCTGCCCTGGAGGCACCGGTCAACACTTTTGCCTATCCCTACGGGTTGATCGATCCATATACCGCCACAATGGTCAGCAACGCTGCTTACAAGGCAGGCATGGGTTTGGGAGTGTCCATTACCCACACCTGGGGGAATTTGTTTTATCTTAATCGAATCGAAATCTATGGCAGCGATTCGTTGGAGGAATTCGCAGCCAGGTTCGCCCAGAACCCATAA